From the Macaca nemestrina isolate mMacNem1 chromosome 2, mMacNem.hap1, whole genome shotgun sequence genome, the window tgtctcagcctcccaagtagctgggactacagatgcatgctaccacacctggctaatttttgtatttttagtagagacggggttttatcatattggtcaggctggtctcgaactcctgacctcaggtgatccgcccaccttggcgtcccgaagtgctgggattacaggcatgagccactgcacccggccagaaacgTTCTAGAGTAATGAAAAGTGACTTCTTGATGTGGTGGTAGCTTACCGTGTACACGTTTGCCAAAACTCTTTGAACACTTCAAATGGGTACATTTTACCACATGTGTACCTCAAGAAAGttgattttagaaaataacataagGGACCAGCCATCCACTACTTTCTACAGCAAAAAGAACTTAAGATCCATGATCAACCCCTGCTCCCCAGCCCCGTATGTGGAGAGCCTTCACTGCCCTCTTCTAGGCAGTGGTACCACCTAGCCTCCAGTACAACCAGGTTCCCCTCCCTGACTCCAAAAGCTGGCAACTGGGAAAATAGGAACTGAAATTCCATGAGACTAAGTCAACCTACTTAGCTACATTACATGTgctttactttatatatatactatttatattttCACAAGCTTTGCCAAGGTGCAGGAGTAGGATGGCCCTGCTTAAGGAGATCACTGAGTTTCAGGGATGCCCAATTGCCCCTTTTGTCCCCCACCACTGGTGAACAACCTGAGGTAAAAGGATAGCTCCTCTCTTGGTCACTGCTACATCTCCAGAAcacagcctggcacagagcagtcATACCCAAACTGGCAGGATCTAACCAGAGTCAACTAAAGAAAGAGGCTGAGCACGCCATGTAGGAATTGGCCACTGAATGACAGGTACCTACTAAATCCACTTGAGTCCTTAGCTCCAGGGAACTGGGCTATAACCAAAACCGCCAACACTTCCCCTCCCACATAGCCCAGAGTTGTCCTCTGTCTACACTCACctcttcattttctcctctttaCGGTGCTGACGCACCCAGTCCTTAGGGgtcttttctgtttctaagacatgatgttttttgtttgttgtccACCTTAGGAGCTTACTTTTTGGTTCACAGTCTGAATTATCTACAATGTCCACAATTCCATGGTCCCCTTTTAATGGATATGCTATTAGACACAAGTTCCTGTCTTCATCTTCTTCAAAGCGCACAGATACCACACCTGGAAGGGGGTGAGGAGCAGAAAGTACTTTTAATTCCACAGGAAGAAGCACTGTAAGTAACATGATtgtaacatttgtttttttcttacccaGTTCCTTAGTCTCTATGTTGCCAGAGGCCCCAAACTCATCTGCAAACTTAACAAATATCAAAACAGCTAGAAAAGATGACACCATACAAGACAAGCAATTAGGGAGCAAACATGGCCGAGAGTCTTCTTCTCTTATGTACTCAACGAGGCAAGAACCAAAGAATTACAAGACACATTTTTCCATcattgaaaatgtttattaatttttatgtaattcttCTAATCCTAAAAGACTGAAAACATTGCTCTTTATAGTTTGCGGGAATTTTTAATGCCCTAAACAGAAACTCCAATAGCCTCATGGCTTGCTTTAAAGCAGAGCCTGAATACAGGGGGAACATAGGTTTGCCTGAGGGTTAAGAAGCATCCAAGAATAAGGGAAGATTGggtaagcaaaacaaaataaaggggcaaacaaaacaaaccacacAGCACAAGACACCCTAGCAAAGGCTTCCCACAGTGCCCCCACACGGGTAGGCACCCAGgccttttgttcttttaaaatatgtttttattggtCTTTGCAGTCTCACGtcacaaaataacaaaatgaacacAAGGCAGATAGAGTTGGTTGGGGAGCACAGACATGTGGTGGCCTTGAAAGCAGCGTTCCCCCTTAAGTCTCTAGAACCTGCCATGAGTAATTAGACAGTCTTTGAGGATGGGGCTGTCAGGTGGGGGCGTTTCAGCAGGTGCCGACGAGCGCCTTACAAACGACTGGCTGAACACCTTTCCTCCCAGGCCTCTCTGCCCCAGCATCACTCAATCTGCTCAGTCCTTGCTGCCCGCCCGACTGCTGCAGGGGAATGCGTGCTCAGAGAGAGACGACACTTCTGAGGTGGCTCCCAGCTCTGGGTGCAGAGGAGCCGGGGTAGGGGATTCAGGCCACACTTCCCTGTGGCCACAGGGGAAAGGACCAGGGGAAAAAATGGGACAGGGACGGACAGCTAACAAGGGGCCTTTGGCTTTGTCCTggaaaaaaacaacagagaagGACCAAGTGAGGGCCCCCAACTCCCCCATCCCCACCGCAATACACATGCATATTCAGAGTACAGAGAAAGGTACCCAGTACGTTCTGTCCTTAAAGACAATGTTTCAAGAGTCCCAAAAGAACCTAAGTTGTTCTAGAATCCTTTATGTAACCAGGTAAtgcacatttaaaattaatttatttaatggaTTCTTCCTAGATTTACAAAAgtctcccccactccccaacaaAGACCCCACCATGCTGGTGGCTGCTGATATCCcctataaaatacattataaaaagaaattagaaattatcATATGTGAATCGAAGGGTTGCTTTCACATAGCAATTTTGGGGACATTCTGTAACAGCAAAGGGCTTGGGCTAATCAGCACAGGCCTCCCACTCCTGCATTCCATCTGACTCAACCCTGCTCCCCCGGCCTACCTAATCACCCGGGCTTCTGGTTTCCTGGAGGACAAAAAGCAGGCGGCAAGTATTCTGGGTTAAAATCCTCCCAAAGTCTTCCCCCACTGTCCCCTCAATGGGGGACTATGGGTTACTGTGATCAAGAGACACCTGAACATAAAACACAACTACACTTCTACCAAAATCAAACTCAaatccacaaaacaaaacagaattgaGCAATCTTACCAGGGCTTGAAAACTGAGGGTGTGAGATGCTGGGCTGAGggccaggaggaggagaaggaggagagggagggaaagcaCAGAGTGGGAGGGAGTGAGGGTTCCAGGGATGGCTGCCAGGGCCTTCCATGGCCACGATCCCTCACATCTCCTCACCAGTGTGGCAACCCCTCCAGCAGCTGGGACTTACCTTTGTACTGGGGAGTGAATTTGCGCATCTCAGCAGGGAGGGTCTCGTAGAACTGATGTTCCCTTGGGACCAGGGGCTTGCACAGGGTTGTCTCATTGAAGCGGAGCACACATGAGTGCCCCCCGACCTGGTGGACAAAGGGCTCCAGCAGGACGCCTTTGGCGCGGGGCTCCACATCCATGGCCCTGAAGGCTGGGCTCATCCTCCGGGCGCAGATGGCGGGGAGATAGAGGCAGCGGAGTCCAGCGGCCAGTACGTCTTCCGTCTGTTGTCTGTGTGTCCCTCTCGTTGTGGCTCCTTGGCTTGTTCTGGCCAGGATGCTCTGCTAGAAGCAAACACAATGATGACATGGGGGTTCGAAGTAGCGTGGGAAATGCCTTAGAGCTGCTCACCCTGCTCCTCCAGCataaagacaaagacaaacagTCTGAGCTCTTGCGGGACTCCGCCCatgccacccaccttggcccctccTTCTCcggcagaaaaacaaaaacactatgaGCTCATGGGGCGGGGTTAGATGCAGACAGGCAGGGAATGGGTTCCAGGGGCCCTAAAAAGGCAGAGGTCCCACTACGGTGTTAGAAAGCCACTATCACAGGCAAAACTGATGCCAGGGTGAGGTGAAATCACAATTTCATGCCTAATATTTGGATTAAATCTTACCATTTTCTAATAAGAGTGTCAAGCTTTAAGTGGATGATGCCCAAGTCTCCCAtttaattttatacacacacacacacacacacacacacacgtatataaatttttttttttgagatggagtcttactctgtcgtcaggcgggagtgcagtggcacaatctcggctcactgcaacctccgcctctcgggttcaagccattctcctgcctcagtctcctgagtaggtgggatcacaagcatgcaccaccatgcccagctagtttttgtatttttagtagagacgcggtttcaccacattggctggcatgatctcgatctcttgacctcatgatctgcctgactcggtctcccaaagtgctgggattacaggcgtgagcgaccgcacccagccccattaattatatttttataaaatgcatttaaatacaGGGAAAACCTGCTTACTCATTATCTGGTAAGACTCATTATTTACTTGTCCAGTTTGTCTATGCACACTGTTCCTGCCCAAGGCCAAAGACAAGCCCCATTAACCTTATTAGCAATGGAGCTTGGGTCCAGTTTTAATGATTAACAACTTAAAACAACTGATCAAAGCTGGTTAACTCCATTTAAAAAGATACACAGTGTTCTAGGTCACTATTTTTATCAGTTCTATCCTGATCACCAAAAGCTGGTACACACCTTTAAACCAAAGTTATGCTTTTGGGGCAATCAGGGCTCGCATCCACTCACTCAGACACGCACTGGATGCCGCATCAACAAAGCACACCTCTGTATGCACCTTGTTAACCGGTTCAGGTCATGTCACACTCGTTCTCTGTTTTGTCTAATTTACAAGTTATGCAGTCTCTACTAGCATTCTTTATAGGGCTTGAGTTACATTTCAGTATCTGTACAGAGATTTTACTGGGAACTCCTTCAGTTCCCATGACTCCAACTGAGAGAGGAGTGAGGATGGATCTGGAGGAGATGTGCCCTCTGACCTCTAATATGGGGAAAGCGCCTATTATGTATCAGGCTCATGACAGGAATTTCTTATGTCATTTGGTCCTCATGACACTTTCTTTGAGGTAGACACTACTCTCCCTATTGCAAACAATGAAGCTGATTAGAGATGGTTAGGAAACTCACCCAGGGTCAGAGACAATAAGCCACTTCTCCCAAGTGAATCCCACACAGCTGCCTCTAGGGCACATGATCTCTGGCACTGCCCAGCttaatttctcctttctttttcttttgagatggactcttgctctgtcacccaggctggagtgcagtggtgagatctcggctcactgcaaggtctgcctcccgggttcacaccattctcctgcctcagtctcctgagtagctgggactacaggtgcccgccaccatgcccggctaattttttttgtatttttagtagagacagggtttcactgtgttagccaggatggtctttatattattatatattatatttatataatatataaatatatatatataaataaatatataaatatatatatatataaaatatatatatatatatatatatatatttttttttttttttttgagacggagtctcgtcgcccgggctggagtgcagtggccggatctcagctcactgcaagctccgcctcccgggtttacgccattctcctgcctcagcctcccgaatagctgggactacaggcgcccgccacctcgcccggctagtttttttttgtatttttttagtagagacggggtttcaccgtgttagccaggatggtctcgatctcctgacctcgtgatccgcccgcctcggcctcccaaagtgctgggattacaggcttgagccaccgcgcccggccaaaaaatatttttttcatacaaTTGTGTGACGGACTATTAGGATACCACAAAGAGCTTTCttatcaattttatattttttaaccaGGAGAAAATGCTtatgatatactttttttttttttttttttgagacagggtctccattgTTAAGGCTGCAGTAcaagtggtgtaatctcagctcaccacagccttgtccaccaaggctcaagtgatcctcccacctcagcttcccaagtagctgggacaactacaggaacacaccaccacatccagctaatttttgtatttctgtgtagagatggggttttgccacgttgctcaggctggtcctaaactcttgagctcaagtgatcctcctgccttggcctaaccaaagtgctgggattacaggcatgtgccaccgaaCCGGGCCGTTTAtgatacacttttcttttttttctgggac encodes:
- the LOC105480418 gene encoding inositol hexakisphosphate kinase 2 isoform X3: MSPAFRAMDVEPRAKGVLLEPFVHQVGGHSCVLRFNETTLCKPLVPREHQFYETLPAEMRKFTPQYKGQSQRPLVSCPSLSHFFPWSFPLWPQGSVA